In Zingiber officinale cultivar Zhangliang chromosome 1A, Zo_v1.1, whole genome shotgun sequence, a genomic segment contains:
- the LOC122036050 gene encoding E3 ubiquitin-protein ligase ATL42-like, giving the protein MQQRLKTSVNLMLNLMLIAFLLFFSAPSAVVAADSPSQEADVSFRPGFTVVFGIFATMFALILLMLFCAKFCHRGLLTLEPSLAADDRSILPLLQPSGIEKVAVDSLPFFRFDSLRGGRAGLECAVCLSRFDDADVLRLLPKCKHAFHIACVDRWIEAHSTCPLCRAGVCAEDAALFRGLSASCRFLFASDRLDDVTAATELELFVERQPFGSSRFSIGSNFRRTGKKGMEKDGIRAEEEGDNAAQYFHKYKHRIVVSDVMSRGRWSDVNSSDLLSLSADMLSIASSKRFSEEDFNLEHDGAEIHRDDNGGDKISATDEKILTIKREMEKKRLLELKVRQIKGSKSMVLSGFVTDVNSRASISYRARSMSEITNLSRFEMGRDAARSSTWAGDKDEKFRRIWLSIARRTVKWFAGRERRSQSSTEASTSA; this is encoded by the coding sequence ATGCAGCAGCGTCTCAAAACGAGTGTTAATCTGATGTTAAATCTGATGTTAATCgccttcctcctcttcttttctGCGCCCTCCGCCGTCGTCGCCGCTGACTCGCCGTCGCAGGAGGCCGACGTCTCCTTCCGGCCGGGCTTCACGGTCGTGTTCGGCATCTTCGCCACCATGTTCGCTCTCATACTCCTCATGCTTTTCTGCGCTAAGTTTTGCCACCGCGGGCTTCTCACTCTCGAACCCTCCCTCGCCGCCGACGACCGATCGATTCTGCCCCTCCTCCAGCCTTCCGGAATCGAAAAGGTTGCCGTTGATTCCCTCCCTTTCTTTCGATTCGATTCGCTCCGCGGCGGCCGCGCCGGCCTCGAGTGCGCCGTCTGCCTCTCCAGGTTTGACGACGCCGATGTCCTCCGCCTTCTCCCCAAGTGCAAGCACGCCTTTCACATCGCCTGTGTCGACCGATGGATCGAGGCGCACTCCACTTGCCCCCTCTGCCGCGCTGGAGTCTGCGCCGAGGACGCCGCCCTCTTCAGGGGGCTCTCCGCCAGCTGCCGCTTCTTGTTCGCCTCCGACCGCCTCGACGACGTCACCGCGGCTACCGAACTTGAGCTCTTCGTAGAAAGGCAGCCCTTTGGCTCCTCAAGATTCAGCATCGGGAGCAATTTCCGGAGGACGGGCAAGAAAGGCATGGAGAAGGATGGAATTAGGGCAGAAGAAGAAGGGGATAACGCAGCTCAATACTTTCATAAATACAAGCACAGAATTGTAGTCTCCGATGTCATGTCCAGAGGCCGGTGGAGTGACGTCAACTCGTCGGATTTGCTTTCTTTGAGCGCAGATATGCTCAGCATTGCTTCGAGCAAAAGATTTAGCGAGGAAGATTTCAACTTGGAGCATGATGGAGCTGAAATTCATCGAGATGACAATGGAGGAGACAAAATTTCCGCAACTGATGAGAAGATATTGACGATTAAGagagagatggagaagaagagacTGCTAGAACTCAAAGTCAGGCAAATCAAAGGGAGCAAATCAATGGTTCTTTCCGGATTTGTTACTGATGTGAACTCAAGAGCTTCGATATCCTACAGGGCGAGATCGATGTCAGAAATCACTAATCTGTCAAGATTTGAGATGGGCAGAGATGCAGCCAGGAGCAGCACATGGGCAGGGGACAAAGATGAGAAATTTAGGAGGATTTGGCTGTCTATTGCAAGGAGGACAGTGAAGTGGTTTGCAGGGAGAGAAAGGAGATCACAGAGTAGCACAGAGGCGTCAACAAGTGCCTGA
- the LOC122036060 gene encoding uncharacterized protein LOC122036060: MMRYQKVSPDVLLLCNGRKLSLRACEEDDDIPDYIASEGKSLPLARPASGSADPSPTSQHRHSFPSESLLAQCDNRPSSAKAQNNHLRFEVNGLSPNVGGGGLLRWGQNKRSRGSRADDRSAGDEFSANSRNKIQRWPAAAAAAMPPPPCGLYTRGANHRSLRNKNNKDGSNDLTQSGKRSPRVLPENAQKPSAKPAQNGCAAAAEEAEATDIYANTESSKCPFEIEMASAGEKLNLDKFEWPRIYISLSRKEKEDDFLAMKGTKLPHRPKKRPKNIEKALQYCFPGMWLSDLTRARYEVREKKSAKKKKLGLKAMENNLDSDSE; this comes from the exons ATGATGAG ATACCAGAAAGTGAGTCCGGATGTTCTCCTCCTCTGCAATGGAAGGAAGTTATCATTGCGAGCCTGCGAAGAAGATGATGATATTCCGGACTACATTGCCTCCGAAGGTAAATCACTTCCACTAGCGCGGCCGGCGTCGGGATCGGCAGATCCCTCCCCAACATCGCAGCATCGCCACTCCTTCCCTTCGGAATCCTTACTAGCGCAATGCGACAACCGGCCATCCTCCGCGAAGGCTCAAAACAATCACCTTCGCTTTGAGGTTAATGGATTGAGCCCCAACGTAGGAGGCGGTGGTCTTCTCCGGTGGGGCCAAAATAAGAGGTCCCGTGGATCGAGGGCTGACGACCGGTCGGCTGGGGATGAATTTTCCGCCAACTCAAGAAACAAAATCCAGCGGtggccggcggcggcggcggcggcgatgcCCCCTCCGCCCTGTGGCTTGTACACGAGAGGCGCCAATCACCGTTCACTAAGAAATAA GAATAACAAAGATGGATCCAACGACCTGACTCAATCTGGGAAGAGATCTCCGAGAGTCCTGCCTGAGAATGCCCAGAAGCCGTCGGCCAAGCCTGCTCAGAATGGCTGTGCAGCAGCAGCAGAAGAAGCAGAAGCAACGGATATTTATGCGAACACAGAATCATCAAAATGTCCATTTGAGATAGAGATGGCCAGTGCAGGAGAAAAGCTAAATCTCGACAAGTTTGAGTGGCCGAGGATTTACATCTCCCTCTCcaggaaggagaaggaagatgactTCCTTGCCATGAAAGGAACCAAGCTGCCCCACAGGCCCAAAAAAAGGCCCAAGAACATTGAAAAGGCTCTCCAG TATTGTTTTCCAGGGATGTGGCTTTCTGATTTGACTAGAGCTAGATATGAAGTGAGGGAGAAGAAGTCTGCGAAGAAG AAGAAACTGGGGCTAAAGGCCATGGAGAACAACTTAGACAGTGATTCAGAGTAA